The following coding sequences lie in one Tichowtungia aerotolerans genomic window:
- a CDS encoding dihydroorotate dehydrogenase, protein MSKPDLKIKIGSLEMKNPVTVASGTFGYGPEYADYVDLDRLGAVTVKGICSEPHIGNNTPRTFETASGMLNAIGLPGPGAKGFVEKYIPFFEKYDVPLIVNIWGRTLEEYGDVAEQIGAQERVGALEVNVSCPNVKEGGALYGTNVDLFCSVVKKVRAKTTKPIIIKLAPNVADIKAFAVAAEECGADGLAIMNSYPAMAIDIETRMPQLSNRTGGLSGPAIKPIAVKLVWEAAQVVDIPIIGMGGISSPEDAIEFIIAGATAVAVGTANFSDPSTAVRVTEGIESWMAQRNIASIAELRGTVQA, encoded by the coding sequence ATGAGTAAACCTGATTTGAAAATTAAAATCGGCAGTCTTGAGATGAAGAACCCGGTGACGGTGGCGTCGGGTACCTTCGGGTATGGACCGGAATACGCCGACTATGTCGACCTCGATCGTCTGGGCGCTGTAACGGTCAAAGGGATTTGTTCAGAGCCTCATATCGGCAACAACACACCGCGTACGTTTGAAACCGCCAGCGGAATGCTCAACGCAATCGGTCTTCCCGGACCTGGAGCGAAAGGGTTTGTCGAAAAATATATTCCGTTTTTCGAAAAATATGATGTGCCTCTGATCGTCAATATTTGGGGCCGAACGCTCGAAGAATACGGTGATGTGGCGGAGCAGATTGGCGCGCAGGAACGCGTCGGCGCACTGGAGGTGAACGTTTCCTGTCCGAACGTTAAAGAGGGCGGTGCGCTCTACGGAACCAATGTGGATCTGTTCTGTTCGGTTGTGAAAAAAGTTCGCGCCAAAACGACCAAGCCGATCATCATCAAGCTGGCCCCCAACGTGGCGGACATCAAAGCATTTGCGGTGGCGGCCGAAGAGTGCGGAGCCGACGGGCTGGCGATCATGAATTCCTATCCTGCCATGGCCATCGACATTGAAACCCGCATGCCGCAGCTTTCCAACCGGACCGGCGGTCTTTCCGGGCCGGCGATCAAACCGATTGCGGTGAAACTGGTATGGGAAGCCGCTCAGGTCGTCGATATTCCTATCATTGGAATGGGAGGCATCAGCAGCCCCGAGGACGCCATCGAATTCATCATTGCCGGAGCAACGGCTGTCGCGGTCGGAACCGCCAACTTCAGCGATCCGTCTACTGCCGTGCGCGTGACCGAGGGCATTGAAAGCTGGATGGCTCAGCGCAATATCGCTTCGATTGCTGAGCTGCGTGGAACGGTTCAGGCATGA